The following proteins come from a genomic window of Lytechinus pictus isolate F3 Inbred chromosome 1, Lp3.0, whole genome shotgun sequence:
- the LOC129255979 gene encoding band 7 protein AGAP004871-like, with protein MASGGKDDFDGEPSTSQQVIGLDSESDEGIGCCGMVLTIISWLLVICTVPFSLFICIKVVQEYERAVIFRLGRLLSGGAKGPGLFFILPCIEDYTKVDLRTVSFDIPPQEILTRDSLTVSVDAVVFYRVKNATISIANVEDAGRSTRLLAQTTLRNVLGTKNLAEILAEREGISHYMQSTLDNDTDPWGIQVERVEIKDVRLPVQLQRAMAAEAEASREARAKVIAAEGEQNAARALKEAADTMAESPSALQLRYLQTLNTISAEKNSTIIFPLPIDLLKGIMTK; from the coding sequence ATGGCATCAGGAGGAAAAGATGATTTTGATGGTGAGCCATCGACATCTCAGCAAGTTATTGGATTGGATTCAGAATCTGATGAAGGAATAGGTTGCTGTGGAATGGTACTAACCATCATTTCGTGGCTTCTGGTGATTTGCACGGTGCCTTTCTCATTGTTTATCTGCATAAAGGTGGTTCAGGAGTACGAAAGAGCAGTTATCTTTAGACTTGGACGTCTCTTGTCTGGTGGTGCTAAAGGTCCAGGTCTCTTCTTCATCCTACCTTGCATCGAGGATTACACAAAGGTAGATCTTCGTACCGTTTCTTTTGATATTCCTCCTCAAGAGATTCTGACTAGGGATAGTTTGACCGTCTCTGTGGATGCCGTGGTCTTCTACCGTGTCAAGAATGCCACCATCAGCATCGCCAACGTAGAAGACGCAGGCAGATCAACCAGACTTCTAGCTCAAACGACCCTTCGGAATGTCCTGGGTACCAAGAACCTGGCCGAGATTCTTGCAGAACGTGAAGGTATCAGTCACTACATGCAGTCCACCCTCGACAATGATACCGATCCTTGGGGTATCCAAGTCGAGCGAGTTGAGATCAAGGATGTTCGTTTACCTGTCCAGCTCCAGAGAGCCATGGCTGCAGAAGCTGAAGCTTCCAGAGAGGCTAGGGCTAAGGTGATCGCTGCTGAAGGAGAACAGAATGCTGCTCGTGCTTTGAAGGAAGCTGCAGATACTATGGCTGAATCTCCATCGGCTCTTCAACTGAGGTACCTTCAGACCCTCAACACCATCTCAGCCGAGAAGAACTCCACTATTATCTTTCCACTACCCATCGATCTCCTCAAAGGCATCATGACAAAGTAG
- the LOC129255968 gene encoding stomatin-like — protein MSNNRVNPDNSSQIELMAQKQRSNDGQWQAQHDEQGIIGANTADHSIGCCGVFLMLISVLLVICTLPFSLFICIKVVQEYERAVIFRLGRLLSGGAKGPGLFFILPCIEDYRKVDLRTISFDIPPQEILTRDSLTISVDAVVFYRVKNATVSIANVEDAGRSTRLLAQTTLRNVLGTKNLSEVLAEREGISHYMQSTLDHDTDPWGIQVERVEIKDVRLPVQLQRAMAAEAEASREARAKVIAAEGEQNAARALKEAADTIAESPSALQLRYLQTLNTIAAEKNSTIIFPLPIDLINGVMKK, from the coding sequence ATGAGCAACAATCGTGTGAATCCTGACAATTCGAGTCAAATTGAACTGATGGCGCAGAAACAGAGAAGCAACGATGGGCAGTGGCAAGCCCAACATGATGAACAAGGCATTATTGGAGCAAATACCGCAGACCATAGCATTGGTTGCTGCGGGGTGTTCCTCATGCTTATTTCGGTGTTACTAGTGATCTGCACGCtcccattttcattatttatctgCATAAAGGTGGTTCAGGAGTATGAAAGAGCAGTTATCTTTAGACTTGGGCGTCTCTTGTCTGGTGGTGCTAAAGGACCGGGTCTCTTCTTCATCCTACCTTGCATCGAGGATTACAGAAAGGTAGATCTTCGTACCATTTCGTTTGATATTCCTCCTCAAGAGATTCTGACCAGGGATAGCTTAACCATCTCTGTGGATGCTGTGGTCTTCTACCGTGTCAAGAATGCCACCGTCAGCATCGCCAATGTTGAAGACGCAGGCAGATCAACCAGACTTCTGGCTCAGACGACACTTCGTAATGTCCTCGGCACCAAGAATCTGTCGGAGGTCCTGGCAGAACGTGAAGGTATCAGTCACTACATGCAGTCCACCCTCGACCATGACACCGACCCTTGGGGTATCCAAGTAGAGCGAGTTGAGATCAAGGATGTTCGTTTACCTGTCCAGCTCCAGAGAGCCATGGCTGCTGAAGCTGAAGCTTCCAGAGAGGCTAGGGCTAAGGTGATTGCTGCTGAAGGAGAGCAGAATGCTGCTCGTGCTTTGAAGGAAGCTGCAGATACTATTGCCGAATCTCCATCGGCTCTTCAGCTGAGGTACCTCCAGACCCTCAACACCATTGCAGCAGAAAAGAATTCCACTATTATCTTTCCACTTCCTATTGATCTTATCAATGGTGTTATGAAAAAGTAA